One Formosa agariphila KMM 3901 genomic window, GTCTGCAGTATGTAAATGCGCTTTTTTTTCACCATGACAAACCTCATGAAGGTGCGTTTCAAACACATGATTAAACTTTACAAACGTAGGTGCTAAAAAGGCTAACACTAAAACAATTGTAAACACTTTAAAAACGATATATGTTTTTAAATGATTCATATTAATCTACAAACCGATTTAATCCAAATCGGCGTAACATTTTCTTTTCAAATTCCCAGAAAAACCTAAACTGACCGAATAACCAACCGTAAAAAACAAGAAGAATCTGATAGAAAATAATACCTAAAAAGATATATAACGTCCAGTACAAAAACGGACTTAAATTATCTTTAGTAACACCTAGCCACTTAATAATAGGTCGTCCTACAAATAAAGAAGAAGATCCCGTTATGGCAAACACCATAAATACGCGAATCATTTCCCATTTATATTCTAAAACCCATTTGTGTTCTAGTTTTTTGAAGAGAAAAAGAAAGAATTTTAATAACACAAAGGTAAAGACAGCTGTACTTAAACCAATAATTACAGGCGTGTTATTTCCGAAAATTAAAATGGATATTTTTAAAGCACTATAAATAAGAATGAGAACCCCAGCAATTGGAAAGATAAATTGCCAATTCTTTGTGATTTCCCAATGTTGTTTAAATTTTTCCATATTTTTTTCCAGCTGCAAATATATATTAAATTCTAGGAATAAAACCAGACAATTTCTGTTTGTATTTAAGCTGAAAATAGATGAAGTAATTATACATTTTATAATTTACCTCGTAACCATAATTTATATCTGGACGATAGTCTATGCGCATCTCGTATAAATTAGGATCGTATTGGCTTGGATTCATTACTCTATTGTTCCATTCTACAACATAAATGTAATTTCTAGATTCTAAAAACTCTTGCGAATAATAGCCTTCGGGTTTGGCTGTGCTTTCTAGCCAAAAATTAAATCCAGGTTCTATAATAATAACTTGATATTCTAAACTGTCGTTTTCAATTCTTAGGGTATCGTTATCCGCGACTTTTATTTCCGAAGCCTTTTTAGTAGAACTTGTGCTTGGTTTACTAGCATTACATCCAATAAAACACAAACTAATTAGTATAATATAATAGATAGATTTCATTTAAATTGATTTTATTAAATATACAATTTTAAGTTGTAGATAAAAAAAGTGATATTACAAGATGTAAAAAAGCC contains:
- a CDS encoding DUF6787 family protein; translated protein: MEKFKQHWEITKNWQFIFPIAGVLILIYSALKISILIFGNNTPVIIGLSTAVFTFVLLKFFLFLFKKLEHKWVLEYKWEMIRVFMVFAITGSSSLFVGRPIIKWLGVTKDNLSPFLYWTLYIFLGIIFYQILLVFYGWLFGQFRFFWEFEKKMLRRFGLNRFVD
- a CDS encoding DUF6146 family protein, which gives rise to MKSIYYIILISLCFIGCNASKPSTSSTKKASEIKVADNDTLRIENDSLEYQVIIIEPGFNFWLESTAKPEGYYSQEFLESRNYIYVVEWNNRVMNPSQYDPNLYEMRIDYRPDINYGYEVNYKMYNYFIYFQLKYKQKLSGFIPRI